A region from the Streptomyces sp. 3214.6 genome encodes:
- a CDS encoding acetyl-CoA C-acetyltransferase, protein MSPLELVREGTPKPPVEPPRARRVAIVGGTRIPFARSDGPYATASNQEMLTAAVNGLANRYALDVPGVVGEVVAGAVLKHSRDFNLARETVLGSKLDARTPAYDIQQACGTGLQAVIAAANKIALGQTESAIAGGADTASDAPLGVNDRLRRILLEARRAKSTGARLKALAQIRPSHLIPDIPRNAEPRTGLSMGEHAAVTARAWGIEREAQDELAATSHQRLAAAYERGFFGDLVVPFRDLARDQNLRPDSTAEQLARLKPVFGTDGPDPTMTAGNSTPLTDGAAVVLLASEEWAEARGLEPLAYLTAYETAAVDFVHGDVADGQDGTGGDGLLMAPAYAVPRMLARTGLGIEDFDLFEVHEAFASQVLATLAAWEKQGLAPVDRDRLNVVGSSLATGHPFAATGARIVATLAKLLAERDGPARGLISICAAGGQGVTAILERT, encoded by the coding sequence ATGAGTCCCCTGGAGCTGGTGCGCGAAGGCACCCCGAAGCCCCCGGTCGAGCCCCCGCGCGCCCGTCGCGTCGCGATCGTCGGCGGCACCCGCATCCCCTTCGCCCGCTCCGACGGCCCCTACGCCACCGCCTCCAACCAGGAGATGCTGACGGCGGCCGTGAACGGGCTGGCGAACCGGTACGCGCTCGACGTCCCGGGCGTGGTGGGCGAGGTGGTCGCCGGCGCCGTCCTCAAGCACAGCCGTGACTTCAACCTGGCCCGCGAGACCGTCCTCGGCTCGAAGCTCGACGCCCGCACCCCCGCCTACGACATCCAGCAGGCCTGCGGCACCGGACTCCAGGCCGTGATCGCCGCCGCCAACAAGATCGCCCTCGGCCAGACCGAGTCCGCGATCGCCGGCGGCGCCGACACCGCCAGCGACGCCCCCCTCGGCGTCAACGACCGCCTGCGCCGCATCCTGTTGGAGGCCCGCCGGGCGAAGTCGACGGGCGCCCGCCTCAAGGCGCTCGCGCAGATCCGCCCCTCCCACCTGATCCCCGACATCCCGCGCAACGCCGAACCGCGCACCGGCCTGTCCATGGGCGAGCACGCGGCGGTCACCGCCCGCGCCTGGGGCATCGAGCGCGAGGCCCAGGACGAACTGGCGGCCACCAGCCACCAGCGGCTCGCCGCCGCGTACGAGCGGGGCTTCTTCGGCGATCTCGTCGTCCCGTTCCGCGACCTGGCCCGCGACCAGAACCTGCGCCCGGACTCGACGGCCGAGCAACTCGCCCGCCTTAAGCCGGTGTTCGGCACGGATGGTCCGGACCCGACCATGACGGCGGGCAACTCGACGCCGCTGACGGACGGTGCGGCCGTGGTCCTCCTCGCCTCCGAGGAGTGGGCCGAGGCGCGCGGCCTGGAGCCGCTCGCCTACCTGACCGCGTACGAGACGGCGGCCGTCGACTTCGTGCACGGTGACGTCGCCGACGGCCAGGACGGGACCGGCGGGGACGGGTTGCTGATGGCCCCCGCCTACGCAGTCCCCCGTATGTTGGCGCGCACCGGTCTGGGCATCGAGGACTTCGACCTCTTCGAGGTCCATGAGGCCTTCGCCTCCCAGGTGTTGGCGACCCTCGCGGCCTGGGAGAAGCAGGGTCTCGCGCCCGTCGACCGTGACCGGCTGAACGTCGTCGGCTCCTCCCTCGCGACCGGCCACCCCTTCGCGGCGACCGGAGCCCGTATCGTCGCCACGCTGGCCAAGCTGCTCGCCGAACGGGACGGCCCGGCACGGGGACTGATCTCGATCTGCGCGGCGGGCGGCCAGGGGGTGACCGCGATTCTGGAACGAACGTGA
- a CDS encoding 3-oxoacyl-ACP reductase encodes MADRYLSFTATAPGRFLTRRLGLPQPAALSRFSPERPSLTGSLAHLTAGRSTVGDLAAVLSRTGLPLGAADPAAADPAAADPAAVVLDATGVRDVDSLTEVHAALHPVVRSVAASGRVVVLGAPLDPEDHHQAAVQQALEGFVRSLGKEIGRGRTVNLVRLGGDAAAAESTLRFLLSPKSAYVSGQVIAVAADGSGGSGGSEGPEDWSRPLAGRTALVTGAARGIGEAVAETLARDGAHVVVLDVPQAEEDARRVAERLGGTALALDITAADAGERIAAELPDGLDVLIHNAGITRDRRLVNMPAERWSSVLDVNLASVLRTTDALLAKGALRPGGRIVATASIAGLAGNAGQTNYGASKAGIAGLVRSLAPRALAGHGVTVNAVAPGFIETKMTAAVPLFIREAGRRMNSLAQGGLPVDVAETTAWLAHPASGAVNGQVVRVCGQSLLGA; translated from the coding sequence ATGGCCGACCGCTATCTGAGCTTCACCGCCACCGCACCCGGCCGTTTCCTCACCCGGCGACTCGGGCTCCCGCAGCCGGCGGCGCTCAGCCGCTTCTCGCCCGAACGTCCCTCCCTCACAGGCAGCTTGGCTCACCTTACGGCCGGCAGGTCCACCGTCGGCGATCTTGCGGCCGTCCTCTCCCGCACCGGCCTGCCGCTCGGCGCCGCCGACCCCGCCGCCGCCGACCCCGCCGCCGCCGACCCCGCCGCCGTCGTGCTCGACGCGACCGGCGTGCGGGACGTCGACTCGCTCACCGAGGTGCACGCGGCCCTGCACCCGGTGGTGCGGTCGGTCGCGGCGAGCGGGCGGGTCGTGGTGCTCGGCGCGCCCCTCGATCCCGAGGACCACCACCAGGCGGCCGTGCAGCAGGCCCTGGAGGGGTTCGTGCGGTCACTCGGCAAGGAGATCGGGCGCGGGCGCACCGTGAACCTCGTCCGGCTGGGCGGCGACGCGGCCGCCGCCGAGTCGACCCTGCGCTTCCTCCTCTCCCCCAAGTCGGCGTACGTCAGCGGCCAGGTGATCGCGGTGGCGGCCGACGGGTCCGGGGGATCCGGCGGGTCCGAGGGCCCCGAGGACTGGTCGCGGCCTCTCGCCGGCCGTACCGCGCTGGTCACCGGCGCGGCCCGAGGCATCGGCGAGGCGGTCGCCGAGACGCTGGCCCGGGACGGCGCCCATGTCGTCGTCCTGGATGTGCCGCAGGCCGAGGAGGACGCCCGTCGGGTCGCCGAGCGGCTGGGCGGCACCGCTCTCGCGCTCGACATCACGGCCGCCGACGCGGGTGAGCGGATCGCCGCCGAACTCCCCGACGGGCTGGACGTGTTGATCCACAACGCCGGGATCACCCGGGACCGACGACTGGTCAACATGCCTGCGGAGCGGTGGAGTTCCGTCCTGGACGTCAATCTGGCGAGCGTGCTGCGCACGACGGACGCGCTGCTCGCCAAGGGGGCCCTGCGGCCGGGCGGGCGGATCGTGGCGACCGCCTCCATCGCCGGGCTGGCGGGCAACGCGGGGCAGACGAACTACGGCGCGAGCAAGGCGGGCATCGCCGGTCTGGTCCGCTCCCTCGCGCCGCGCGCGCTCGCCGGGCACGGGGTCACGGTGAACGCGGTGGCGCCGGGGTTCATCGAGACGAAGATGACGGCCGCGGTGCCGCTGTTCATCCGCGAGGCGGGCCGCCGGATGAACTCCCTCGCGCAGGGCGGGCTGCCCGTCGACGTCGCCGAGACGACGGCGTGGCTCGCGCATCCCGCCTCCGGCGCGGTGAACGGGCAGGTCGTGCGGGTGTGCGGCCAGAGCCTTCTGGGGGCGTAG
- a CDS encoding MaoC family dehydratase, translating to MTTTLSRLPALGPLFALGALRSPFKRPRPGVTFPGLGDRLVLPGLRVDLSRLAAYERVCAFPTGEDSLPLTYPHVLGFPLAMRLMSRRDFPLPLLGLVHTSIDITRHTALAATGTYELTVYVDRLAPHRRGTEAVVVTELRNGGRVVWESTSMYLARHRTEAGHAPTETEATPAAREPEPGPLPALDEWRLAADVGRRYGAASGDRNPIHLHALTARLFGFRRAIAHGMWTVARCLAAHGTPQAVRVRAQFRAPVLLPSTVTFVADGARFELRGTGDGRGDGSGEAGRVHVSGRIDPLVP from the coding sequence GTGACCACGACCCTCTCCCGCCTGCCCGCCCTCGGCCCGCTGTTCGCCCTCGGCGCCCTGCGCTCGCCCTTCAAGCGGCCCCGGCCGGGCGTTACGTTCCCGGGCCTCGGCGACCGCCTGGTCCTGCCCGGCCTGCGCGTCGACCTGTCCCGCCTCGCCGCGTACGAACGGGTGTGCGCCTTCCCGACCGGTGAGGACTCGCTGCCGCTCACCTATCCCCACGTCCTGGGCTTCCCCCTGGCCATGCGCCTGATGAGCCGCCGGGACTTCCCCCTCCCGCTGCTCGGCCTCGTCCACACCTCGATCGACATCACCCGCCACACGGCCCTGGCGGCCACGGGAACGTACGAACTCACCGTGTACGTCGACCGGTTGGCTCCGCACCGGCGGGGTACGGAGGCGGTCGTCGTCACCGAGCTGCGCAACGGCGGCAGGGTCGTATGGGAGTCCACGAGCATGTATCTGGCCCGGCACCGCACCGAGGCCGGGCACGCTCCGACGGAAACCGAGGCCACGCCCGCTGCGAGGGAACCGGAACCCGGCCCGCTCCCCGCGCTCGACGAGTGGCGGCTCGCCGCCGACGTCGGCCGGCGCTACGGCGCCGCCTCCGGCGACCGCAACCCCATCCATCTGCACGCCCTCACCGCCCGCCTCTTCGGCTTCCGCCGCGCCATAGCCCACGGCATGTGGACCGTCGCCCGCTGCCTCGCCGCCCACGGCACCCCTCAGGCGGTGCGCGTACGGGCGCAGTTCCGGGCCCCGGTACTGCTCCCGAGCACGGTGACCTTCGTGGCGGATGGCGCCCGGTTCGAACTGCGCGGGACGGGAGACGGGAGAGGAGACGGTTCGGGAGAGGCGGGACGGGTCCATGTGAGCGGCAGGATCGACCCACTCGTCCCGTGA
- a CDS encoding TetR/AcrR family transcriptional regulator, whose product MGAVKTKRMPRAVREQQMLDAAVETFGRRGYMAASMDEIAELAGVSKPLVYLYLNSKEDLFTACIRREAKALVEAVRTGVRTDVPADRQLWDGLRAFFAHTAQHPHAWSVLHLQARTHGERFAGEVAAMREEIVEFVTQLILVAAREAHRDPDLPEREVAGLAEALVGAAESLAAWANTTDGTTARQAAATLMNFAWAGLGNLMEGRAWTPPEAALGA is encoded by the coding sequence ATGGGTGCCGTGAAGACCAAGCGGATGCCGCGTGCGGTCCGTGAGCAGCAGATGCTGGACGCCGCCGTGGAGACCTTCGGCCGCCGGGGGTACATGGCCGCGTCGATGGACGAGATCGCCGAACTCGCGGGCGTCTCCAAGCCGTTGGTGTACCTGTACCTGAACTCCAAGGAAGACCTCTTCACCGCGTGCATCCGGCGTGAGGCCAAGGCGCTCGTCGAGGCGGTCCGCACCGGCGTCCGCACCGACGTGCCCGCCGACCGCCAACTCTGGGACGGACTGCGGGCGTTCTTCGCGCACACCGCGCAGCACCCGCACGCCTGGTCCGTCCTGCATCTCCAGGCCCGCACGCACGGCGAGCGGTTCGCGGGCGAGGTCGCGGCGATGCGCGAGGAGATCGTCGAGTTCGTGACGCAGCTGATCCTGGTCGCCGCCCGGGAGGCCCACCGCGACCCCGACCTGCCGGAACGCGAGGTCGCCGGCCTGGCCGAGGCCCTGGTCGGCGCCGCCGAGTCGCTGGCCGCCTGGGCCAACACCACCGACGGCACCACGGCCCGCCAGGCAGCGGCGACGCTGATGAACTTCGCGTGGGCGGGCCTGGGCAACCTGATGGAAGGCCGCGCGTGGACTCCGCCGGAGGCCGCGCTCGGCGCATGA
- a CDS encoding DUF4229 domain-containing protein produces MLRYTLMRLGVFAGCFVVVWGLVYSGVIPRGLGDSNIMWILLLSLVISAPISFVVLRKERDRASVTVVERVDRMKANLEANRSQEDATVDEATRPQGQTQGQTQGQAQTS; encoded by the coding sequence ATGCTCCGCTACACACTGATGCGCCTCGGTGTCTTCGCCGGCTGCTTCGTGGTCGTCTGGGGTCTCGTCTACTCGGGCGTCATCCCGCGCGGCCTCGGCGACTCCAACATCATGTGGATCCTCCTGCTCTCGCTGGTGATCTCCGCGCCGATCAGCTTCGTGGTGCTGCGCAAGGAGCGCGACCGCGCCTCGGTGACGGTCGTCGAGCGCGTCGACCGCATGAAGGCCAACCTGGAGGCCAACCGCTCCCAGGAGGACGCCACGGTCGACGAGGCCACCCGCCCCCAGGGCCAGACGCAGGGCCAGACGCAGGGCCAGGCGCAGACCTCCTGA
- a CDS encoding GNAT family N-acetyltransferase, with amino-acid sequence MSLTFTLDPAITPALRDGVLDLWTDVSNAGGAVGFVPPVERETVRPELVRHLVSMVEGRMRLLVGRDEAGEVAATAFFSFNAHRLKTHWVWLYTVMVHPRHQGKGYGRDLLAAVEDAARGFEGIEAIQLTCRGGLGLERFYGSCGYKEVGRVPGAIRVAPGDDRDDITMLLPLT; translated from the coding sequence GTGTCGCTTACCTTCACCCTCGACCCCGCCATCACCCCTGCCCTGCGCGACGGCGTCCTCGACCTGTGGACGGACGTCTCCAACGCGGGCGGAGCCGTCGGCTTCGTGCCGCCGGTCGAGCGTGAGACGGTTCGGCCGGAGCTGGTCCGCCACCTCGTGTCCATGGTCGAGGGGCGGATGCGGCTGCTCGTCGGGCGTGACGAGGCCGGTGAGGTGGCGGCGACCGCGTTCTTCTCCTTCAACGCGCACCGGCTGAAGACCCACTGGGTCTGGCTGTACACGGTGATGGTCCACCCCCGGCACCAGGGCAAGGGCTACGGACGGGACCTCCTGGCGGCCGTCGAGGACGCCGCCCGCGGCTTCGAGGGCATCGAGGCGATCCAGCTCACCTGCCGGGGCGGGCTCGGCCTGGAGCGCTTCTACGGGTCCTGCGGCTACAAGGAGGTCGGCCGGGTGCCCGGTGCCATCAGGGTCGCGCCGGGGGACGACCGGGACGACATCACCATGCTGCTGCCGCTGACGTGA
- a CDS encoding UdgX family uracil-DNA binding protein (This protein belongs to the uracil DNA glycosylase superfamily, members of which act in excision repair of DNA. However, it belongs more specifically to UdgX branch, whose founding member was found to bind uracil in DNA (where it does not belong), without cleaving it, appears to promote DNA repair by a pathway involving RecA, rather than base excision.) produces the protein MVTTRAPEDAYTAGPFVPEHGGLTALRKAAAGCRGCPLHRDATQTVFGAGAADARVMLVGEQPGDQEDRQGKPFVGPAGKLLDRALAEAGIDPGDAYVTNAVKHFKFTQAEPRKRRIHKAPNLREMTACAPWLAAELALVEPELIVVLGATAGKALLGSSFRVGEVRGTVLEEEIHGRRERLVPTVHPSSVLRADDREGAYQGLVQDLRTAARVLS, from the coding sequence ATGGTGACCACGCGAGCGCCTGAGGACGCCTACACAGCAGGGCCCTTTGTTCCGGAGCACGGCGGTCTCACCGCGCTGCGCAAGGCGGCGGCCGGTTGCCGCGGCTGCCCGCTGCACCGGGACGCCACCCAGACGGTGTTCGGCGCGGGGGCGGCCGACGCCCGGGTGATGCTCGTCGGTGAGCAGCCCGGCGACCAGGAGGACCGGCAGGGCAAGCCCTTCGTCGGCCCCGCGGGCAAACTCCTCGACCGTGCCCTCGCGGAGGCCGGCATCGATCCCGGCGACGCCTACGTGACCAACGCGGTCAAGCACTTCAAGTTCACGCAGGCGGAGCCCCGAAAACGCCGTATCCACAAAGCGCCGAACCTTCGCGAGATGACGGCGTGCGCCCCCTGGCTCGCGGCCGAGCTCGCCCTCGTCGAGCCCGAGCTGATCGTGGTGCTGGGCGCGACGGCCGGGAAGGCGCTGCTGGGGTCGTCGTTCCGGGTGGGGGAGGTGCGCGGGACGGTCCTGGAGGAGGAGATCCACGGCCGCCGCGAGCGGCTGGTGCCCACGGTCCACCCCTCCTCCGTGCTGCGCGCCGACGACCGCGAGGGTGCCTACCAGGGGCTGGTCCAGGATCTGAGAACGGCGGCACGCGTCTTGTCGTAA
- the mqnE gene encoding aminofutalosine synthase MqnE, whose amino-acid sequence MDVGLKRELEDKVRAGERLTREDGIALYESDDLAWLGGLAHEVRTRKNGDVVHFNVNRHLNMTNVCTASCAYCSFQRKPGEKDAYTMRIEEAVKLAKAMEGENLTELHIVNGLHPNLPWRYYPRSLRELKAALPNVSLKAFTATEIHHFETISGLSASEILDELIDAGLESLTGGGAEIFDWEVRQHIVDHRTHWEDWSRIHRLAHEKGLKTPCTMLYGHIEEPRHRVDHVLRLRELQDETNGFQVFIPLRYQHDFVDMKDGKVRNRLQARTQMATGAEALKTFAVSRLLFDNVPHVKVFWVMHGVQTAQLALQHGADDMDGSVVEYKITHDADNYGTPNKLTREDLLDLIRDAGFRPVERNTRYEIIREYDGPDPARRDAPQPMRV is encoded by the coding sequence ATGGACGTCGGGCTCAAGCGCGAGCTGGAGGACAAGGTCAGGGCCGGTGAGCGGCTGACCCGTGAGGACGGCATCGCGCTGTACGAGTCGGACGACCTGGCCTGGCTGGGCGGTCTCGCGCACGAGGTGCGGACGCGGAAGAACGGCGACGTCGTCCACTTCAACGTCAACCGGCACCTCAACATGACCAACGTGTGCACGGCGTCCTGCGCCTACTGCTCGTTCCAGCGCAAGCCGGGCGAGAAGGACGCGTACACGATGCGCATCGAGGAGGCGGTGAAGCTCGCCAAGGCGATGGAGGGCGAGAACCTCACCGAGCTGCACATCGTCAACGGCCTGCACCCGAACCTGCCGTGGCGCTACTACCCGCGCTCGCTGCGGGAGTTGAAGGCCGCCCTCCCGAACGTCTCGCTGAAGGCCTTCACGGCCACGGAGATCCACCACTTCGAGACGATCTCCGGTCTGTCGGCGTCGGAGATCCTCGACGAGCTCATCGACGCGGGCCTGGAGTCCCTCACCGGCGGCGGCGCGGAGATCTTCGACTGGGAGGTCCGGCAGCACATCGTGGACCACCGCACGCACTGGGAGGACTGGTCGCGGATCCACCGCCTGGCGCACGAGAAGGGTCTGAAGACCCCGTGCACCATGCTGTACGGCCACATCGAGGAACCGCGCCACCGGGTCGACCACGTCCTGCGCCTGCGTGAGCTGCAGGACGAGACGAACGGCTTCCAGGTCTTCATCCCGCTCCGCTACCAGCACGACTTCGTGGACATGAAGGACGGGAAGGTCCGCAACCGCCTTCAGGCGCGGACGCAGATGGCGACCGGCGCGGAGGCGCTGAAGACCTTCGCCGTCTCCCGTCTGCTCTTCGACAACGTCCCGCACGTCAAGGTCTTCTGGGTCATGCACGGCGTGCAGACCGCGCAGCTCGCGCTCCAGCACGGCGCGGACGACATGGACGGCTCGGTCGTCGAGTACAAGATCACGCACGACGCCGACAACTACGGCACCCCGAACAAGCTGACCCGCGAGGACCTCCTCGACCTCATCCGCGACGCGGGCTTCCGTCCGGTGGAGCGGAACACGCGCTACGAGATCATCCGCGAGTACGACGGCCCGGACCCGGCCCGCCGGGACGCCCCGCAGCCGATGCGGGTGTGA
- a CDS encoding Lrp/AsnC family transcriptional regulator: protein MDAVDRQLIQALRENGRASYAELGRLVGLSGPSVTDRINRLEAAGVITGYRATVNAAQLGLGVTALIGISLSDAADHEDVANRMKDLGEIEDCWFIAGDDSFMLKVRANDVDGLEKIIRRLSGTKGVSRTRTTIVLSTKWENRVGELPEEV from the coding sequence ATGGACGCGGTGGACAGGCAGCTCATCCAGGCCCTGAGGGAGAACGGCCGGGCCTCCTACGCGGAGTTGGGACGCCTCGTCGGACTGTCGGGGCCCAGTGTCACCGACCGCATCAACCGGCTGGAGGCGGCCGGCGTCATCACCGGCTACCGCGCCACGGTGAACGCCGCGCAGCTCGGCCTCGGCGTCACCGCCCTCATCGGCATCTCCCTCTCCGACGCCGCCGACCACGAGGACGTGGCGAACCGGATGAAGGACCTCGGTGAGATCGAGGACTGTTGGTTCATCGCCGGCGACGACTCGTTCATGCTCAAGGTGCGGGCGAACGACGTGGACGGCCTGGAGAAGATCATCCGACGGCTGTCGGGAACGAAGGGCGTCTCCCGGACCCGTACGACCATCGTGCTCTCCACGAAGTGGGAGAACCGGGTGGGAGAGCTTCCCGAAGAGGTCTAG
- a CDS encoding UbiX family flavin prenyltransferase codes for MPWIVGVSGASGTPYAAAVLRALLAAGESVDLVVSRASRLTLLDETGISFRDAHWRDDLREWLTRGADGKPGTFEVDLEAGVEAVRYWSAGDLAAGPSSGSYPAKGMLIVPASTACVAGVALGLSKDLLQRAASVTLKERRALVVAVRETPLNGQTLRHLVALDDAGASVVPASPAFYAGATHIQDLVDFVAGRVLDAAGVAHGLYRRWDGELGAVRDT; via the coding sequence GTGCCTTGGATCGTGGGGGTGTCCGGGGCGTCCGGTACGCCCTATGCCGCCGCCGTGCTGCGTGCGCTGCTCGCCGCGGGGGAGAGCGTGGACCTGGTGGTCAGCCGGGCCTCGCGGCTCACACTGCTCGACGAGACCGGGATCTCCTTCCGGGACGCGCACTGGCGGGACGACCTGCGGGAATGGCTTACGCGGGGGGCCGACGGCAAGCCGGGCACGTTCGAGGTCGACCTCGAGGCCGGCGTCGAGGCCGTGCGGTACTGGAGCGCGGGGGACCTTGCGGCGGGGCCGTCGTCGGGGTCGTATCCCGCGAAGGGGATGCTGATCGTGCCCGCCTCCACCGCCTGCGTCGCCGGCGTCGCCCTCGGTCTGTCGAAGGACCTCCTCCAGCGTGCGGCGAGCGTCACGCTCAAGGAGCGCCGGGCGCTCGTCGTCGCGGTACGGGAGACCCCGTTGAACGGGCAGACGCTGCGGCATCTGGTCGCTCTCGACGACGCCGGCGCGAGCGTCGTACCGGCCTCGCCCGCCTTCTACGCGGGGGCCACCCACATTCAGGACCTGGTCGACTTCGTCGCCGGGCGGGTCCTCGACGCGGCCGGGGTCGCGCACGGACTGTACCGCCGGTGGGACGGCGAGCTGGGCGCGGTCCGGGACACCTGA
- a CDS encoding Uma2 family endonuclease — translation MTVSDLDRLHSQLSKLEDMFPGYLTEIVEGSIVMNPVRPVHGKTIQRVWTIVEGQLPPGWALVSDVAFPFDDDNEFCPDLAVIPADAEAENRSEYSPDLIEFVAEVVSPSSIRRDYEVKPRWYASRGIANYLVLDPLEGHVVTMWNPGPDGYLGRDTLPYGRELTVDSSLGKLMIPTKALPVAPNTVGRS, via the coding sequence GTGACCGTCTCGGACCTTGACCGACTGCACTCACAGCTCAGCAAGCTGGAGGACATGTTCCCCGGCTATCTGACGGAGATTGTCGAGGGCAGCATCGTGATGAATCCGGTCAGGCCGGTACACGGGAAGACCATCCAGCGGGTCTGGACGATCGTGGAGGGCCAGTTGCCGCCCGGGTGGGCGCTGGTGAGCGACGTGGCCTTCCCCTTCGACGACGACAACGAGTTCTGTCCGGACCTGGCGGTCATTCCGGCCGATGCCGAGGCCGAGAACCGCAGCGAGTACTCGCCCGACCTGATCGAGTTCGTCGCCGAAGTGGTGTCCCCCAGCAGCATCCGCCGGGATTACGAGGTCAAGCCCCGCTGGTACGCCTCCCGGGGGATCGCCAACTACCTGGTCCTGGACCCGCTCGAAGGCCACGTCGTCACGATGTGGAACCCCGGTCCCGACGGCTACCTGGGGCGTGACACCCTCCCGTACGGACGCGAACTGACCGTTGACTCCTCCCTGGGCAAGCTGATGATCCCCACCAAGGCGCTGCCCGTCGCTCCGAACACGGTCGGCCGGTCCTGA
- the mqnP gene encoding menaquinone biosynthesis prenyltransferase MqnP: protein MSASAAAIPQPGRARAFLRLVMIEHSIFALPFAYIAALTAMFQQDGNIHWGRLLLVTICMVGLRTFAMAVNRIIDREIDARNPRTAHRELVTGAMSVRHAWTGALIAVAVFLGSAAMLNPLCLALAPVAVIPMVVYPYGKRFTNFPQAILGLAQAMGPIGGWLAITGEWSWDAVILGLAVGVWIGGFDLIYACQDIETDREIGVMSVPARFGIPAAIRGARACHAITTALFVWYALVTDAGAFFWLGLLIVAGAFVYEHTIVRPHDLSRLNRAFFSVNGFIGIALFVCALLDLLVRGLTV from the coding sequence GTGAGCGCCTCCGCCGCCGCGATTCCCCAGCCCGGCAGGGCCCGTGCGTTCCTGCGCCTGGTGATGATCGAGCACTCGATCTTCGCGCTGCCCTTCGCCTACATCGCCGCGCTGACCGCGATGTTCCAGCAGGACGGCAACATCCACTGGGGCAGGCTGCTGCTGGTCACCATCTGCATGGTGGGCCTGCGCACCTTCGCGATGGCCGTCAACCGGATCATCGACCGCGAGATCGACGCCCGCAACCCGCGCACGGCCCACCGTGAGCTGGTGACCGGCGCGATGTCGGTCAGGCACGCCTGGACGGGCGCGTTGATCGCCGTCGCCGTGTTCCTCGGCTCGGCGGCCATGCTCAACCCCCTCTGCCTGGCCCTCGCCCCCGTCGCGGTCATCCCGATGGTGGTGTACCCGTACGGCAAACGGTTCACGAACTTCCCGCAGGCCATCCTGGGTCTCGCCCAGGCCATGGGTCCGATCGGCGGCTGGCTGGCGATCACCGGCGAGTGGTCGTGGGACGCGGTGATCCTCGGCCTGGCGGTCGGCGTCTGGATCGGCGGCTTCGACCTGATCTACGCCTGCCAGGACATCGAGACCGACCGTGAGATCGGCGTCATGTCGGTTCCGGCCCGCTTCGGCATCCCGGCGGCGATCCGGGGGGCGCGCGCCTGCCACGCGATCACGACGGCCCTGTTCGTCTGGTACGCCCTCGTCACCGACGCCGGCGCGTTCTTCTGGCTCGGACTGCTGATCGTGGCGGGCGCGTTCGTCTACGAGCACACCATCGTGCGGCCCCACGACCTGTCCCGTCTGAACAGGGCGTTCTTCAGCGTCAACGGTTTCATCGGCATTGCCCTGTTCGTGTGTGCGTTGCTGGATCTCCTGGTTCGAGGTCTGACCGTCTGA